One segment of Cydia amplana chromosome 16, ilCydAmpl1.1, whole genome shotgun sequence DNA contains the following:
- the LOC134655280 gene encoding uncharacterized protein LOC134655280 encodes MNKAQYVTIAILLFGAMLGMASVSKRSYSDQSVKGYVTERTCWWNEVCKEEFQTLFRCKCPSWSYCRSPGRYYNAVCSMTETGYIWDQPNSDFRPQ; translated from the exons ATGAATAAG GCGCAATATGTAACGATCGCGATTCTTCTTTTCGGTGCAATGCTGGGGATGGCTTCTGTAAGCAAAAGGAGCTACTCTGACCAATCGGTCAAAGGATATGTCACggag CGCACTTGCTGGTGGAACGAGGTGTGCAAGGAAGAGTTCCAGACGCTCTTCAGATGCAAGTGCCCCTCCTGGTCCTACTGCCGGAGCCCTGGACGGTACTACAACGCCGTCTGCTCCATGACGGAGACGGGCTACATCTGGGACCAGCCCAACTCAGACTTCAGACCACAATAA